In one Nomascus leucogenys isolate Asia chromosome 13, Asia_NLE_v1, whole genome shotgun sequence genomic region, the following are encoded:
- the GIMAP7 gene encoding GTPase IMAP family member 7 yields MAESEDYSLRIVLVGKTGSGKSATVNTILGEEIFDSRISAQAVTKTCQKASREWQGRDLLVVDTPGLFDTKESLDTTCKEISRCVISSCPGPHAIVLVLQLGRYTEEEQKTVALIKAVFGKPAMKHMVILFTRKEELEGQSLDDFIADADVGLKSIVKECGNRCCAFSNSKKTSKAEKECQVQELVELVEKMVQCNKGAYFSDDIYKDTEERLKQREEVLRKIYTDQLNEEIKLVEEDEHKSEEEKEKKIKLLKLKYDEKIKNIREEAERNIFEDVFNRIWKMLSEIWHSFWSKCKFYSS; encoded by the coding sequence ATGGCTGAGAGTGAGGACTACTCCCTGAGGATCGTTCTGGTAGGGAAAACTGGAAGTGGGAAAAGTGCAACAGTGAACACCATCCTTGGAGAGGAAATCTTTGATTCTAGAATTTCTGCCCAAGCTGTTACCAAGACCTGTCAAAAAGCATCCCGGGAATGGCAGGGGAGAGACCTTCTTGTTGTTGACACTCCAGGGCTCTTTGACACCAAGGAGAGCCTGGACACCACCTGCAAGGAAATCAGCCGCTGCGTCATCTCCTCCTGCCCAGGGCCCCATGCTATTGTCCTAGTTCTGCAGCTGGGCCGCTACACAGAGGAGGAGCAGAAAACCGTTGCATTGATCAAGGCTGTCTTTGGGAAGCCAGCCATGAAGCACATGGTCATCTTGTTCACTCGCAAAGAAGAGTTGGAGGGCCAGAGCTTGGATGACTTCATAGCAGATGCGGATGTGGGCCTAAAAAGCATCGTCAAGGAGTGCGGGAACCGCTGCTGTGCCTTTAGCAATAGCAAGAAAACCAGTAAGGCAGAGAAGGAATGTCAAGTGCAGGAGCTGGTGGAGCTGGTAGAGAAAATGGTGCAGTGCAACAAAGGGGCTTACTTTTCTGACGACATATACAAGGACACAGAGGAAAGGCTGAAACAACGGGAAGAGGTTTTGAGGAAAATCTACACTGACcaattaaatgaagaaattaaactaGTAGAAGAGGATGAGCATAAatcagaggaagaaaaggagaaaaaaattaaattgctaaaattaaaatatgatgaaaaaataaaaaatataagagaaGAAGCTGagagaaatatatttgaagatgtttttaaTAGGATTTGGAAGATGCTTTCAGAAATATGGCATAGCTTTTGGTCGAAATGTAAGTTTTATTCTTCTTAA